aactactttttgGTAAGAAAAAGGACGACATGAAAAGTCTGGACCAGTACTTTTTCTCTAATTAACATCTTTGACTAATCACATGCttaaaaaaagtcataaaagtccataattaaatatgtattaattatatgacaaatataatatacctctttaatataatatatccgCAAAGAAAACACGATGTggaattcaatttaaaattggGAATTACCTGCAGAAAGGAACCTTGCAGGAAGAATCAGTTTGGTGGCAAACGTATGAATGAAGTCGAAATAGTTGCCACATCCGTTTGCAGCGGACGCAACCACCGCCCATTCTCTTCTCGCACGTGGCAAAGTGGCGGATCAGAACCTGAAGCCCTTCACACGTGGAGAATCTGCCACAGGgcctcttctctctcttcaccTCCGCATCGTAGGGTCCAACATGGGTGCACCCCTCCGAGCATATGTGCTCCAGACACTCCATCGCCTCGCTCAGTTCCCCGTACAGACCCTGCTCCATCCTATACCTTCTcgatttcttcttcctctgtcaTCAATCACCATTCATCATTCCCAATCCACAAATAAGCAATTCACTAATTCATGAGATTtcaaaattagttaattaatcaaTACCGTTTCGTGTTCGTCGATGAAGCGGAGAATGTCGAGTTCGAGCCAGGGATCGTGTTTGACGAGGAACTTCCACCCCTCGGTTGCTTCCACCGCTTTGAAGTTATAGGTGAGGAGCTTCATGCATCGGAGGTGGAGATCCGGTGCGTCGCAGAGGCGCGCGAGTTGCAGCACGTCCACCACGTTCTCTGTGGTCAAGCGCTGGGTCAAACccttgatgcatctctgtttcaGCTGCGGCACCAGGTACACGTGCGACAATGCGAGCAGGTGCATCCCGTACTTGTCCATCACCTCCTCAGTGCACCTGCGGGGGGCATCTCCGTCATTTTACAGAATCCGGCCGAATCAAGATAAAAGATACTAATCTGTGTTTGTATATAGTAGTTACCTGGAGGAGTAAAGGAATCCAACGAAGGCGATGACGGCGTCGCAAGGGACGCCGTGGATTTGGATTATTTTCTCGGAACTCCGATGCTTACGTGGCCGATCTATGAAGTTCTCCAAAACCGGCGACACGGAAGCCTGTTCGggataaagaaaaaagtgattAAAACAGAGCAATGAGAAGAGAAAATGGTAACAAGAAGAGAATATTAGAAATGGAAGACAAACCAGAACAGCAGCGTGAGCTGGAATGCGTGTTCCTTGGGAACAGTGTATGAAGATATCGGGTTCGGGTAAGACCCGGGTGGTTTGGTAGTCAATGGATACGGTTTTGGGAGCCatggagaaagagagaagaaaatgttaataaatgaaatatgggaATTGggggaaaagaaagaagcaaaGATGGAAGATGAATGCGAAGTATTTATAGTTGAAAAGTGGGGGATTGACGCGGAAACTGTTGCTTGGGGGTGACGTGGAGCAATGGTGTCTTATTTTTCCCACACGCGCCATTATTTTGCCACATTTTACAGTTCACAGCAGTCAATCAAGCTGTCTTCTGTTACCTTCCTTCTACTCTATCTGTCTCTCACTCCATCCAAGTTAGGTTTTTGACCATTTTCTATTTCCTAAAGAAAAACAGCCATTATGATCAATTCATCGCTATCAGAAACAGAATCctaagaacatttttttaacaagaaGGTTATGGAGCAGGTTATGCCCTTATTAAGTTTATCCCATGTTTAGTTaaggaaaaaaagtaaaacaaataacatgatttttttttaaaaaaatctttgacTGTGTAAAAATAGTATAAGGAAATAAAAGAGATACAcgtctaaaaaatatatagcaaatatttaaatgtatttcgttttttaaaatatttgtatatatgcttttttatattttagtttttttcgaaagattatttattttcaactttctttttgtgttttcttttattatgaattatacattgaaaatataattaaggtaATAAAAATACTGATAATGATGAGTAAAAAGTTATTTTCGGAACATAAAATGGAAATAGTATTTTATGTAAATAAGATgattatgtataaattattttcaatttttaatatattattaacagTGTTATAACTATTTTCACCTCTTGGATTTTGTATAACATTAATTATCTttagtgttaaaataataatattgaataatagGATTACAAAGAAACAGtaaaaaagtgtttttctaCAACAAACTCTAAAAATTgctaaaaaatatgaaaaaattaaaaaaatatatttgtaaaaactaatattataaaCTGTCGTATTTCTAAGAGCTTAAAatcagatttaaaaatttaataaataatatatttttatattttttacctGTGTAATTTTGTCATGCATCTTTCTTCTCCAGATTGGATATGGAGAAGACAGATATTTAAGGTAATACCATTCTCTGTATCCTTGTTTGCATACATATCAAGAGaagtaaatgtttattttttcctttttttaaatatatatccttcttctccttcctcTTATCATTGCCTTCCAAATTAAATGTTATGTTTGATCGGTTAGATGATAAGAAATACAGTAGATagaaatactaaattttaatggaaatatgtaaaacaattaaaagttaaacaaaatattaaaaaaagtgaaaattagtatattaaatcacaataattaaaaaaaatacattttatttctatattattaaaaaaattcaattattttcatatgtaacatttactgataaaaaatatttaatcttgaaataaattgtattagataaaaaaaaagtttatatagaTTCTatacattttcattctttatttttattaaaattttatctatttaaaattctattataatttctttattttttttaactatgaaaaataattaaatattgatgtACCATAATGttaatttacattatttgaGGATAAacagattatttttttattaggaattttatttctcttcattGAACAAAATAGGGGAGAAACATTTTTGGTGTATACTATGATTGTCTTTTCTTATAGATATGAATATAtagagatatattttcttattaaaggACTCAccataattaaactttaaatttaatttaatattgcaAAACTAACTTAGTTAGGTTAGATTTTTATcatcattcatattattatattttagtcaTATATTTAGAGtatgtgaaaattttaacaCATATCATCACATCAAATATATTAAGTATGAGAATTAAGCATGAGAATGAAGGGAGATCAATTATGAGTAATACAATATATTCAACAAGCATTACTTAAATAAGTAATAGAAATAAGATTCAATTTGGTCCAGCAGAACGTGTAAaagtaaaacagaaaataatataatagaagAATATCATGATTAgcttgttaaattatatt
This genomic stretch from Vigna radiata var. radiata cultivar VC1973A chromosome 7, Vradiata_ver6, whole genome shotgun sequence harbors:
- the LOC106769251 gene encoding BTB/POZ and TAZ domain-containing protein 1 — translated: MAPKTVSIDYQTTRVLPEPDIFIHCSQGTRIPAHAAVLASVSPVLENFIDRPRKHRSSEKIIQIHGVPCDAVIAFVGFLYSSRCTEEVMDKYGMHLLALSHVYLVPQLKQRCIKGLTQRLTTENVVDVLQLARLCDAPDLHLRCMKLLTYNFKAVEATEGWKFLVKHDPWLELDILRFIDEHETRKKKSRRYRMEQGLYGELSEAMECLEHICSEGCTHVGPYDAEVKREKRPCGRFSTCEGLQVLIRHFATCEKRMGGGCVRCKRMWQLFRLHSYVCHQTDSSCKVPFCRQFQLKMQEEKRKDDAKWKLLARKVASAKVMSSLSLPKRKRDEEIRGTINNHGIRSFKLL